The window CAGGTTGGAGGTACGACTGCCTCACTTGAAATCTGTGTTATACTGGTACAGTAATCAAATGCGTATTCTCCTATAGCCTTAACACTATCTCCGATATGTACTTTTTGTAGGTTGGTGCATCCGCTAAAAGCTTCGCCACCTATTGTCGTAACACTATTAGGAATGGTTACAGAAGTTAGAGAACTGCAACCCATGAAAGCATTGTAGCCAATTGTAGTAACACTATTTGGAATGGTTACAGAGGTTAGAGAGCTACAAATACTGAAAGCAGCCTTTCCAATTGTCGTAACACTATTTGGAATGGTTACAGAAGTTAGAGAGCGACAACCGTTGAAAGCATTGTCGCCAATTGTTGTAACACTATTGGGAATGGTTACAGAAGTTAGAGAACTACATCCAGCGTATTTACAACCGATTATTACTCAATATTTTATAGATAATAAGTCAGAAATATGGTTGTTATTTTTAATTGCACATTCTAAAAGGTGAAGATTTAACGCTTTTATTGATTATTAACTCAAAAAGGACATCAACTTGGGTCGTTTCTTCTCTTTTCCTTGCTATTCGTTTCCGATATTCCACTTTTGTTTTGGTCTATCTCATATGTACTGCAAAGGTATTGATTTTTGTTTGATATTGCTCCTTGCTTGCTCCTTGTCGTAGATTAATTTTCACACAGGAATTTTTGTTCTCTTTCTATAGGGGCTTGAAACAATCCATTTATTGGAAACAATTAAAGACGGAGCTGGTTTGCCCCAGTGCTTTTTAAGAAACAGGGCAATTATTTTATCTCCACAAAGGCTCTTGTTCCCAATTATGAGGAAAGCCTAATAAACGAGTTCTTACTGATGGGTATTTCGATAAAAGCTGCTTGAAATCTGCAACAAAAGTGTTGCCCATAGAAATGGAGTTAAGCCAATACACCACATAGCAGAGTTGCGGATAAAGTGTTTGTTCACGGAACGAGAAATCCGTAATCCATGTGTTTGGCATACGCATAGGCATCATTGGCTTGACAGGAAAGACCCGATTTGACAGTCTTGAATGATGGGCGCAGCAATTACGAAGTACGGGTCTGGGTACGGATTAAAAGGCTAAGTGATTATTTCCAGTCATTTAGCCTTTTTAATTATCTAATTTTTCCCCACATTTTCCCCACAGCTGTCTATTTATATATTTTAGAAACATATTTTTCCGTAAAGTTATGTACCTTTGTCGGCAAATAAAGATATTCTCGTCAAACAAATATAAATAATATAAACATGGAAAAAAACAGAAAAAAACAAATCGTAGTTTTGAGTATAGCTTTAGTTTGCATTTTCATCTTGGTATTTTCATTGTTCCATAAATCAGCGACAAAAGATAGCGCAAATCCTCCTTTAACAAATGTTTTGACTGATAGCATTTCTCAAATTGTCTCAGCTTGTCCTGGCGAAATTGGTGTGGCGGTTATTGTTAATAACAGAGATACGGTTAAGGTCAATAATAAGAGTGTTTATCCTATGATGAGTGTGTTTAAGGTTCATCAGGCATTAGCTCTTTGTAATGACTTTGACAATAAAGGAATTTCACTTGATACCTTAGTAAATATAAATAGGGATAAACTTGACCCAAAGACTTGGAGTCCTATGCTGAAAGATTATTCAGGGCCAGTCATATCATTGACAGTGAGAGATTTGCTGCGTTATACTCTTACTCAGAGTGACAACAATGCAAGCAACCTTATGTTTAAGGATATGGTTAATGTCGCTCAAACAGATAGTTTTATAGCCACACTCATTCCTCGTTCAAGTTTTCAGATAGCTTATACGGAAGAGGAAATGTCGGCTGACCATAACAAGGCTTACTCTAACTATACATCTCCTCTTGGTGCTGCAATGTTGATGAATCGTTTGTTTACTGAAGGTCTTATCGATGATGAGAAACAAAGTTTCATTAAGAATACGTTAAAAGAATGCAAAACAGGTGTAGATAGGATAGCAGCTCCACTTCTTGATAAAGAAGGGGTTGTTATAGCGCATAAGACAGGTTCAGGTTATGTTAATGAAAATGGTGTTCTTGCAGCTCACAATGATGTTGCCTATATATGTCTGCCTAATAATATCAGTTATACCTTAGCGGTATTTGTTAAGGATTTCAAGGGAAATGAATCACAAGCGTCACAATATGTTGCGCATATATCAGCTGTAGTATATTCTTTATTAATGCAAACTTCAGTAAAATCTTAAACTGCACTTGCTTTGATAATTAATGATAAACAATCTAAAAGCACTCTAATCGTTATCGGAGTGCTTTTAGATTACTAATCAAATTGCTTCTATTATAATTTGAATCCTCTACTTTTTCTTTCTTCCTGTTGCGGCACTCTTGCTCCATATCTAAGCCTGTGCCATTGCTCCCTGAACCAGTCGGCAATCGGCTTCCTGTTTATTGTCAGGTTCAGCCTGCTTTCATCGTCAGGGTCATTTTCCACCCTTAAAATATCATCCTTTATATCAAAGTTCCGCCTGTGTTGCTCGGAATAGATTTTACCGCTACATTTCAGGGCTTCTTTTTTGACTATAAGACTTTCAGTCATTTCTTTAGAGAATCCCAGCATGGCACAAAACTTTTCCATGCGCAGCATTTCCCTGAACATCGAAACCACCTGAAAGCCTTGTCTATGATTCTGGCGAGCCGTGACAGTTCTTTTTCTTTCATGTCAAGTTCCTGCCTGTGCATTTCTCTGAGATTGTGGATTTGCGTATCATGCTGTTTCTGCATCTGCTGTACTTGGCTCTGCAATTTTTCAATATTGGTGTTCCGTTTTGAAACCTCGTCTTGCAGTTTTTCGTTGGCACGTTCCAGTTCTTTCAGTTTTCCACTCCCGAAAAGAGAAGCAACTCCACTAGTTATGGCTGTCGCTGCCGTGGTGGCTGTCTTCTTTAACTTGTCAGTGCGTATTTCTGATTTCACCTGTTTCAGTTCCTGCTCGGCAAGATTTATCTGTTCTTCTTTGTGCCGTTTGGCTGCATCCATGCGTTGCAGTTCAGCTTTCTGCTTCTCAATGATAAAGTCGTTCCGTTCCAGATGCTCCTTACCAGTGACAGCCTTTGACTGCCCGCGTTCCATCAGCAGGATGTCGGATGCAAGGGTCTGCATCTGCATCATGTCATCGTCATTGAGCTTTCGGCTCTTTCCTGTTTCGTGGTTCATCCAGTCGAAAACGATATGGGCATGATAGTTCGGCTTGAACCATCTGTCCCCGACTTTGAAGCTTTCCCTGTCTTCCGCTTCCGGCTGACCGTTCAGCCAATGCCCTTCATCCTTGTGCAGGAAGATTTGCAGCGGTGTGATTCCCCAGCGTCTTTGACACTCCTCACCGAATTTACGCACGTCTGCCAGTGTGGTGTCCGACCTGACAAGCAGCACTCCTTCACGTATGGGGGAGCATCCCGCAATCTTGACTATTTTACCGTTCTTGCCTTTGCGTTCACGCTCCTTTTCCTGCATGGCACGTCCGGTCTTTTCCTTTACCATCTGTCTGATATTGTCATAATGCATCCGCAAATCCGGACTGCCGAAGTCGGGATTTATCCACTGTTCGTTATCGGTGGATAGTTCAGGAACGACATAGATTCTGGACTCTCCGATGTGGCGCATGTATTCGGCAGTCCTCCTGTTGTGAGCCTCGCTCGATGCGATGTTGCAGGGCTTGATATGTATGCTTGATTTTGTTGCCATAGATACTTGTTTTTTGGTTTGTACTTTATTGTTTGCTTTTCCGCTGTCCGTAAACGCATGGGGTTCTTAGGGGTGCAACCCATAAGCGGAGATTGCAAAGAGAGGGTCACTCTTTGCTCTGGGTTCTCAGGGGAGAAACGCCCTGAGTGGGTCATTAGGGTAAAACCCTAATCCCCTCGGGAGAGCCCACAACTACGTAAGCGGAGCGTGTAGTTATAGTGGGCTATATCAATGGCAAGCCATTGTCTGCAAACTCCAGCCTACGGCTTCCGCTCTCCTCCGTCAGGGAGGTTTTTCATCATCGTTGCCGATTGGAGATGCACCGACCAGCACAAGGTCTAAATCGTCTATCAGTTTTTGCAGGACGGGATTCTTCTCTATCATCCGCTGGAGGATTCTCTCAGCCTCGACCAAGTGGTTGGCTGTACTCATCACCTTGCCCTCCCGTATCTGAAAGATAATCCAATCGGCTATGTCGATATGGGCTTCTTTTTGTTTCGGGGTGGCATTCCTTTCGATGATGTCCGAAACCACCACCTTACAAAAGTACATGCTCTCGGCTCGCTGTTTCCACTCGGCATAAGCATCGGCATCGGGAAAGAGAAGCACGGTTCGCCCTGACAGTACACGGAGTTTCTCTTCTCTCATCTGACTCTTACCACCCGTAGCCAGCCATACATAATCGGGGAAGATAGCAGAACCGATAACGGCACTCTTCTCGGATTCCACCAAGACCACCACCTTGTCGGGATGCGTTTTCAACAAGTGTTCCCCGAAAAGGCATTGGGATAGTTGCCAATCCTCTGCCAACACACGCTGCTTTTTCAATATGCTGTGTATCCAGTTCACTGCCGATGTCTGTCCTCCCTTGATACGGTGTCCGTCTTCGGGATTGTACTGCATCACCTTTCCCGTGCGTACCTTGCCCGTCCTGTCTATCTGCCAAAAGATAACAGAGCCGTCACGGGTAGCCCCCAAACGGTATTCCTCCAACAACCGCTTCAACACCTCTTTCGCCTTGTCGCCATAGTAGGAAGTAAGGAGTGTGAAGAGGAAACGGAAGAAATTGCTACGCTCGCTTTGCGACTTCTCCACATAGTGAGGGGGAATATAGCCGATGGCTGTCGGCTTACTTTGCTGCTTCACTTTCTTCTGCTCTGCTCTTTGCCTGTCAAAAGAGAAATCATTGGTAGTTCTGTGTTCAGGATGCTCTTGAAAATACTCTTTCGGAGTGTAGTGATACCCACAACCGCTTTCGTGGTTACATCTGCCGACCGATGGATGCAACGGCACATTATTTTCGTCCACGTAATAGACGAAAGAATGCCTGTCTCCGCATTTGGGGCAGGTATGCCGTGTTGCCGTTCCTTTATACTTCTGTAATGAATAATTGCCCATAGCTTAGTCCGTTTTTGATGGTTGATTGTCGGCTGTCCCATCCTGTCCCATTGTCCCACACTCTAAGGGTTGGGACAGTGGGACACTTGGGACACCTGCGTTTTTACTCTCTTTGCTGCGCTGGATGATACGGTTTACGGTGGACTTGCCACAATTCACCTGTGAGGCTATCTCCCTGACGGACTTGCCCGATTGGGAGAGTTGCAGAATTTGGCAATCCCTTTGGCTTGATTCATTGTCGCCCAATTTTTTCAAGTGTTCCTTTTCCGTGGAATAGCCCCTGAACACGAACTGCAAGAAAGCATCCACCTTGTCAATCTCGTAAACGATTACATTATCCGCATCATGAGAGAACGTGCCATAGCGCACTTTAAGCTGCTTCACATAGCGAAGCCCTCCGTCTTGGGCACTTTTTCCAATGGTGAACACGCTGTCAAAGAAATTGTAGAGCCGTTTGCTTCCGGCAAGGTCGTTGGATGTGATGGGACAATCCAAAGAGCGTTTGGGCGTATGTGCTAGGACAAGGATAGAGAGCGCATATCTCTTTTTGAGATTGTTCAGCTGAATCATCAGCCGTCCTGCGGCATCGCCTTTCTCCATGGCGCAACACAGGTAGGTAAGATTGTCAATGATGAAAATCTTGCAGTCGGTCTGCACAGCCATCTGTTCAATGCCGCCTATGATAGCTTCCTCAAAGTTGGCATCCAAAAGCTGGTTGCAGTCAATAGACACCCGATAGAGTTTGTCGGGAAAGGTGTAGAGCTCTCCATGCTCGTTGGTATAGCGGAGCTGGAACTGCTTTTCGGACAGTTCAAAGTCCAGATACAGCACATTGTCGGTTCGGGCGATGCGGTCGGCTATCTGCACGGCAAGGATGGACTTGCCCACGTTGGAATCGGCAAACAAGCAGGAGAGTTCCCCCTCGTACCAAAAGCTGTCCCACAGCGCACGGGGCGTAGGCAATAACGATGCTTCAAGAATGGTTTGGTTTGCCGTCTTGATATTCATCATGCCTACACTGTCGGGCATACCGTTATGCGCTTGGGATGCTTTTGTGAGGTCGCCACGTATCAGGTTGATATAGTTCTTATCCTCTTCCATATCATTCACCAGTTACGTGGGTTGGGCTTGCGACGGTGGGAAGAGGATAAGGACTTGTTCAGTTCCTCGTCTGACAACGGTATGGGATTCTTTCGGGCGGTTTCCAGCCACTTGTCCAGTTCGTCACGGTAAAGGCAATAGCGTTTGCCGGGCTTGGTGGCAGGGATTGTCCCTTCTGACAGTTTCATGTAGAGCGTACCCTTAGGGATACCTAAATACTCTGCTGCCTCGTCCACAGACATGGGCACGTGGGTGTCCACCGTTTTGGCATTGTTCACACTGCGCTGCTCGGCGAGCAGGCTTTTCAGGCTCATCACTTCGTCTCGAAGCTGAGCGACAACCTCGGGGAGGTCGTTGAAGGTAAGAATTGATTTTTCCATTCGCGTACTCGTCTCTTTTGTAAGACTTGGCGCAAAGGACTGAAATGATATATCCGTGAATATCTCCACGACACGTCATTGCAAAATAATTCCCGAATAATTAAGCCCAGCCATAAATGACGGGTAAAATTACTCGGGAAACGATGTAAAACAGGCGGTTATGAGTTACCGGATGGTTGTCGTTGGTGTCGTGATTATCCTAATTCCGCACATAATCCTCGGGATAGTGGAAATCAAGTTTGCCGTTTTCGGGTTCATCAATGGGAATTTCCGTCTTTAACGGCTCTACCTTGAAATTCTTGATGGTTGATAAGTCTGTATCAGCAAACGATTTCGGGAAAAGGGCTTTGATGAACTTGGCACGGTTATCCCCATTGTAGTATCTCTTGTACAGGAAACGCTCAGAGATATTCCATACGAAGTGACGGAGTGGAATGTTGTTGATGTCTTTGGTAAACGGTCTTTGTATGGGCTTCGGGGTATAAGTGTTAAGATTCATCCATTTGTCCACCTCAGTACAGATGTGGTTCACGGTTTCTTGGTCGGCAATGCGAGGCAGGTAATAATGGCAATACTCCATGACCATGCGGATGCGCTCTTCCTTTTCCCGTTGCTCTCTGCTTGCGTAATTGGCACGGTTCTTTTCGTGAAGATCCGGGGCGATAGTAAGCTCTATCGGTTGTGTTTGGATAAGTGTCTCTTCTTTTGTCGGGGATGATTCGGGTACAGGCTCAGGGACTGATGTAGGTCCAGGCACAGATGTGGCTTCTTCAAGTGTATTTTGTGACAGTTCTTCCTGCACCTCTATGGCTTCGGCAATCGTTTCTTTCTTGCCGAACTTGATTTTGTAGATTTCGTATGTATCAAAGATAAGTGTCTGAAAGGAGAGATAGAGCAACCATCCCAACAGGTTACAGCATACGAATACTATCCACCTGACAAAGTTGTCTTGGTTGAAGCTGTCCGCTATTACCAGCGTGGCAATGGAAGATATTAGGACGATGGCGAAGCCGACAAAGCCCAAGATGATGTATTTGTCCTTGATTGATGATTCCATATTTCGTTGAGAGATTGAATGTTCCTGTATTATTTTGTGCAAAGTTAATGCTATTTTTCCCAA of the Prevotella melaninogenica genome contains:
- a CDS encoding excisionase family DNA-binding protein → MEKSILTFNDLPEVVAQLRDEVMSLKSLLAEQRSVNNAKTVDTHVPMSVDEAAEYLGIPKGTLYMKLSEGTIPATKPGKRYCLYRDELDKWLETARKNPIPLSDEELNKSLSSSHRRKPNPRNW
- a CDS encoding AAA family ATPase, which encodes MEEDKNYINLIRGDLTKASQAHNGMPDSVGMMNIKTANQTILEASLLPTPRALWDSFWYEGELSCLFADSNVGKSILAVQIADRIARTDNVLYLDFELSEKQFQLRYTNEHGELYTFPDKLYRVSIDCNQLLDANFEEAIIGGIEQMAVQTDCKIFIIDNLTYLCCAMEKGDAAGRLMIQLNNLKKRYALSILVLAHTPKRSLDCPITSNDLAGSKRLYNFFDSVFTIGKSAQDGGLRYVKQLKVRYGTFSHDADNVIVYEIDKVDAFLQFVFRGYSTEKEHLKKLGDNESSQRDCQILQLSQSGKSVREIASQVNCGKSTVNRIIQRSKESKNAGVPSVPLSQPLECGTMGQDGTADNQPSKTD
- a CDS encoding leucine-rich repeat domain-containing protein; its protein translation is MGDNAFNGCRSLTSVTIPNSVTTIGKAAFSICSSLTSVTIPNSVTTIGYNAFMGCSSLTSVTIPNSVTTIGGEAFSGCTNLQKVHIGDSVKAIGEYAFDYCTSITQISSEAVVPPTCESGVFTNINKSKCKLIVPKNSLDAYKQAYQWKDFLLIEDNTTGITNTVYNKAGLADVYTIDGTKRLSKASTDEINALPKGVYIVNGKKIIIK
- the tnpC gene encoding transposon Tn4555 protein TnpC; this translates as MESSIKDKYIILGFVGFAIVLISSIATLVIADSFNQDNFVRWIVFVCCNLLGWLLYLSFQTLIFDTYEIYKIKFGKKETIAEAIEVQEELSQNTLEEATSVPGPTSVPEPVPESSPTKEETLIQTQPIELTIAPDLHEKNRANYASREQREKEERIRMVMEYCHYYLPRIADQETVNHICTEVDKWMNLNTYTPKPIQRPFTKDINNIPLRHFVWNISERFLYKRYYNGDNRAKFIKALFPKSFADTDLSTIKNFKVEPLKTEIPIDEPENGKLDFHYPEDYVRN
- a CDS encoding DUF6371 domain-containing protein, producing the protein MGNYSLQKYKGTATRHTCPKCGDRHSFVYYVDENNVPLHPSVGRCNHESGCGYHYTPKEYFQEHPEHRTTNDFSFDRQRAEQKKVKQQSKPTAIGYIPPHYVEKSQSERSNFFRFLFTLLTSYYGDKAKEVLKRLLEEYRLGATRDGSVIFWQIDRTGKVRTGKVMQYNPEDGHRIKGGQTSAVNWIHSILKKQRVLAEDWQLSQCLFGEHLLKTHPDKVVVLVESEKSAVIGSAIFPDYVWLATGGKSQMREEKLRVLSGRTVLLFPDADAYAEWKQRAESMYFCKVVVSDIIERNATPKQKEAHIDIADWIIFQIREGKVMSTANHLVEAERILQRMIEKNPVLQKLIDDLDLVLVGASPIGNDDEKPP
- a CDS encoding CfxA family broad-spectrum class A beta-lactamase, encoding MEKNRKKQIVVLSIALVCIFILVFSLFHKSATKDSANPPLTNVLTDSISQIVSACPGEIGVAVIVNNRDTVKVNNKSVYPMMSVFKVHQALALCNDFDNKGISLDTLVNINRDKLDPKTWSPMLKDYSGPVISLTVRDLLRYTLTQSDNNASNLMFKDMVNVAQTDSFIATLIPRSSFQIAYTEEEMSADHNKAYSNYTSPLGAAMLMNRLFTEGLIDDEKQSFIKNTLKECKTGVDRIAAPLLDKEGVVIAHKTGSGYVNENGVLAAHNDVAYICLPNNISYTLAVFVKDFKGNESQASQYVAHISAVVYSLLMQTSVKS